A genome region from Salvia splendens isolate huo1 chromosome 19, SspV2, whole genome shotgun sequence includes the following:
- the LOC121779049 gene encoding uncharacterized protein LOC121779049 translates to MSHFQKFWVQFDELKLKEWRGMQCCEIGVGGIVNHGGGERRWVAEDGDEAAAEDAVEGREGGEGVGMEVNVVEGGGGRGEESLPEGGEVEGELVRKRNAMAMALWKREKSWSSSSGGMGIWRRGEEARGEEEVEEGEREEEGEGRGHG, encoded by the coding sequence ATGAGTCATTTTCAAAAGTTCTGGGTTCAATTTGATGAGTTGAAATTGAAGGAGTGGAGGGGGATGCAGTGTTGCGAAATAGGTGTTGGCGGGATCGTCAATCATGGCGGTGGCGAGAGGCGGTGGGTGGCGGAGGACGGGGATGAGGCGGCCGCGGAAGACGCCGTGGAGGGGAGGGAGGGGGGAGAAGGGGTCGGCATGGAAGTAAATGTtgtagagggaggagggggCAGGGGAGAAGAATCGCTCCCAGAGGGGGGCGAAGTGGAGGGGGAGTTGGTGAGGAAGAGGAATGCCATGGCAATGGCCTTGTGGAAAAGGGAGAAGTCGTGGAGCTCGTCGTCGGGAGGGATGGGGATTTGGCGAAGGGGAGAGGAAGCGAGGGGCGAGGAAGAAGTAGAGGAAGgggagagagaggaggagggggagggcAGAGGCCATGGCTGA